In Panacibacter ginsenosidivorans, the following proteins share a genomic window:
- the rpsB gene encoding 30S ribosomal protein S2, with the protein MEQNTSLQQQLLEAGVHFGHLKKKWNPKMLPYIFAEKKGIHIIDLNRTVDGLQETAAAMKQIAKSGKKIMFVATKKQAKEIVSECAKKVNMPYATERWLGGMLTNFNTVRKSVKKMQSIEKMLNDGSAESLTKKERLTLSRDKDKMEKVLGGIAQLGRLPAALFIVDIGHEHIALAEAKRLGITTFGMVDTNCDPNKVDYSIPANDDATKSIAIITNYITAAIAEGLAERQASKDEEVEETDNEAEKRAARLQAEAEAEAARGGRGGSRGGGRGGAGGGQPKRRVPGGASRRPQGGGAPGGSGAGGGRR; encoded by the coding sequence ATGGAACAAAATACTTCTTTACAGCAACAGTTGCTCGAAGCAGGTGTACATTTTGGTCACCTCAAGAAGAAGTGGAACCCAAAGATGTTGCCTTACATCTTCGCAGAGAAGAAAGGTATTCACATCATTGATCTTAACAGAACAGTTGACGGTTTGCAGGAAACTGCAGCTGCTATGAAGCAGATAGCTAAGAGCGGTAAAAAGATCATGTTCGTTGCTACTAAAAAGCAGGCGAAAGAGATCGTTAGCGAATGCGCCAAAAAAGTAAATATGCCTTACGCAACTGAGCGTTGGTTGGGTGGCATGCTTACTAATTTCAATACTGTTCGTAAGAGCGTTAAGAAAATGCAGAGCATTGAAAAGATGCTGAACGACGGCAGCGCTGAAAGTCTTACCAAGAAAGAACGTTTAACATTGAGCCGTGATAAAGACAAGATGGAAAAAGTATTGGGTGGTATCGCTCAGCTTGGCCGTCTTCCTGCAGCATTGTTCATCGTTGATATCGGACACGAGCACATTGCTTTGGCGGAAGCAAAACGTTTGGGCATTACCACATTCGGTATGGTAGATACAAACTGCGATCCTAACAAAGTTGATTACTCTATTCCTGCCAATGATGATGCTACAAAATCAATCGCTATCATCACTAATTATATTACTGCTGCCATTGCAGAAGGTTTGGCAGAACGCCAGGCTTCTAAAGATGAAGAAGTAGAAGAAACAGATAACGAGGCAGAAAAAAGAGCGGCGCGTTTACAGGCAGAGGCTGAAGCTGAAGCAGCACGTGGCGGTCGCGGTGGTTCCCGTGGCGGTGGCCGTGGTGGTGCAGGTGGTGGCCAACCTAAACGCCGTGTACCAGGTGGCGCAAGCCGCAGGCCACAAGGCGGCGGTGCACCAGGCGGTAGCGGTGCAGGTGGCGGAAGAAGATAA
- the rpsI gene encoding 30S ribosomal protein S9: protein MEKQKNAVGRRKEAVTRVFLSKGDGKITINDKDYKEYFSLAYLQNQVVAPLKAIEATDKFDVKINAAGGGIKGQAEAAKLGIARALLEVNAEYRPALKAAGFLKRDPRGVERKKFGHKKARRSYQFSKR from the coding sequence ATGGAAAAGCAAAAAAACGCAGTTGGTCGCCGTAAAGAAGCTGTTACCCGTGTTTTCTTAAGCAAGGGTGATGGTAAGATCACTATAAACGACAAAGACTACAAAGAATATTTCTCGCTTGCATACCTGCAGAACCAGGTAGTTGCACCTTTAAAAGCCATTGAAGCTACTGATAAATTTGATGTAAAGATCAATGCAGCAGGCGGTGGTATTAAAGGCCAGGCAGAAGCTGCTAAACTCGGCATTGCACGTGCACTGCTCGAAGTAAACGCAGAATACCGCCCTGCTTTAAAAGCTGCTGGTTTTCTTAAACGTGACCCACGTGGTGTGGAACGTAAGAAATTTGGTCATAAGAAAGCTCGCAGAAGCTATCAGTTCAGCAAACGTTAA